One stretch of Salmo trutta chromosome 7, fSalTru1.1, whole genome shotgun sequence DNA includes these proteins:
- the tnni1c gene encoding troponin I, skeletal, slow c isoform X4 → MPITPKVEHTKPKSKISSSRKVSLKILLLSRALEELEAEKQAREEEKVRYLGEQLPPLQVSGLSLEELQKLCKQLHTRIDQVDEERYDCEAKVYKNGKDIHELKLKVMDMGGKFKKPALRKVRVSAEEMMRALLGTKHKEHMDLRSNLKSVKKEDIKQEKEGNLEVGDWRKNVEAMSGMEGRKKMFDAGGGQ, encoded by the exons ATGCCCATCACTCCAAAGGTCGAACACACCAAG cCCAAGTCCAAGATCTCATCCTCCCGCAAGGTGTCACTGAAG ATCCTCCTATTGTCACGTGCattggaggagctggaggcagagaAACAagccagagaggaggagaaggttcGCTACCTAGGGGAGCAGCTCCCGCCCCTGCAGGTGTCTGGCCTGTCCTTGGAGGAGCTGCAG aAACTGTGTAAGCAGCTCCATACCAGGATTGACCAAGTGGATGAAGAGCGCTATGACTGTGAGGCCAAAGTCTACAAGAACGGCAAAGAC ATCCACGAGTTGAAGCTGAAGGTGATGGACATGGGGGGTAAGTTTAAGAAGCCAGCTCTGAGGAAGGTCAGAGTATCAGCAGAAGAGATGATGAGAGCACTGCTGGGCACCAAACACAAAGAACACATGGACCTCCGATCCAACCTCAAGTCTGTCAAGAAAGAGGACATCAAACAGGAGAAG GAGGGCAACCTGGAAGTGGGAGACTGGAGGAAGAACGTGGAGGCCATGTCGGGCATGGAGGGCAGGAAGAAGATGTTCGATGCTGGTGGTGGCCAATAA
- the tnni1c gene encoding troponin I, skeletal, slow c isoform X3, translating to MKCPHAHHSKGRTHQGRSNAIIVHLLQWKYVWNSAPNTTHKALPTHLQPKSKISSSRKVSLKILLLSRALEELEAEKQAREEEKVRYLGEQLPPLQVSGLSLEELQKLCKQLHTRIDQVDEERYDCEAKVYKNGKDIHELKLKVMDMGGKFKKPALRKVRVSAEEMMRALLGTKHKEHMDLRSNLKSVKKEDIKQEKEGNLEVGDWRKNVEAMSGMEGRKKMFDAGGGQ from the exons ATGA AATGCCCCCATGCCCATCACTCCAAAGGTCGAACACACCAAGGTAGATCTAATGCAATAATTGTCCATCTGTTACAATGGAAATATGTCTGGAACTCTgctcccaacacaacacacaaagcGCTCCCAACACATCTACAG cCCAAGTCCAAGATCTCATCCTCCCGCAAGGTGTCACTGAAG ATCCTCCTATTGTCACGTGCattggaggagctggaggcagagaAACAagccagagaggaggagaaggttcGCTACCTAGGGGAGCAGCTCCCGCCCCTGCAGGTGTCTGGCCTGTCCTTGGAGGAGCTGCAG aAACTGTGTAAGCAGCTCCATACCAGGATTGACCAAGTGGATGAAGAGCGCTATGACTGTGAGGCCAAAGTCTACAAGAACGGCAAAGAC ATCCACGAGTTGAAGCTGAAGGTGATGGACATGGGGGGTAAGTTTAAGAAGCCAGCTCTGAGGAAGGTCAGAGTATCAGCAGAAGAGATGATGAGAGCACTGCTGGGCACCAAACACAAAGAACACATGGACCTCCGATCCAACCTCAAGTCTGTCAAGAAAGAGGACATCAAACAGGAGAAG GAGGGCAACCTGGAAGTGGGAGACTGGAGGAAGAACGTGGAGGCCATGTCGGGCATGGAGGGCAGGAAGAAGATGTTCGATGCTGGTGGTGGCCAATAA
- the tnni1c gene encoding troponin I, skeletal, slow c isoform X1 gives MADDDNAPMPITPKVEHTKGKPKSKISSSRKVSLKILLLSRALEELEAEKQAREEEKVRYLGEQLPPLQVSGLSLEELQKLCKQLHTRIDQVDEERYDCEAKVYKNGKDIHELKLKVMDMGGKFKKPALRKVRVSAEEMMRALLGTKHKEHMDLRSNLKSVKKEDIKQEKEGNLEVGDWRKNVEAMSGMEGRKKMFDAGGGQ, from the exons ATGGCTGATGA TGAT AATGCCCCCATGCCCATCACTCCAAAGGTCGAACACACCAAG GGAAAG cCCAAGTCCAAGATCTCATCCTCCCGCAAGGTGTCACTGAAG ATCCTCCTATTGTCACGTGCattggaggagctggaggcagagaAACAagccagagaggaggagaaggttcGCTACCTAGGGGAGCAGCTCCCGCCCCTGCAGGTGTCTGGCCTGTCCTTGGAGGAGCTGCAG aAACTGTGTAAGCAGCTCCATACCAGGATTGACCAAGTGGATGAAGAGCGCTATGACTGTGAGGCCAAAGTCTACAAGAACGGCAAAGAC ATCCACGAGTTGAAGCTGAAGGTGATGGACATGGGGGGTAAGTTTAAGAAGCCAGCTCTGAGGAAGGTCAGAGTATCAGCAGAAGAGATGATGAGAGCACTGCTGGGCACCAAACACAAAGAACACATGGACCTCCGATCCAACCTCAAGTCTGTCAAGAAAGAGGACATCAAACAGGAGAAG GAGGGCAACCTGGAAGTGGGAGACTGGAGGAAGAACGTGGAGGCCATGTCGGGCATGGAGGGCAGGAAGAAGATGTTCGATGCTGGTGGTGGCCAATAA
- the tnni1c gene encoding troponin I, skeletal, slow c isoform X2 has translation MADDDNAPMPITPKVEHTKPKSKISSSRKVSLKILLLSRALEELEAEKQAREEEKVRYLGEQLPPLQVSGLSLEELQKLCKQLHTRIDQVDEERYDCEAKVYKNGKDIHELKLKVMDMGGKFKKPALRKVRVSAEEMMRALLGTKHKEHMDLRSNLKSVKKEDIKQEKEGNLEVGDWRKNVEAMSGMEGRKKMFDAGGGQ, from the exons ATGGCTGATGA TGAT AATGCCCCCATGCCCATCACTCCAAAGGTCGAACACACCAAG cCCAAGTCCAAGATCTCATCCTCCCGCAAGGTGTCACTGAAG ATCCTCCTATTGTCACGTGCattggaggagctggaggcagagaAACAagccagagaggaggagaaggttcGCTACCTAGGGGAGCAGCTCCCGCCCCTGCAGGTGTCTGGCCTGTCCTTGGAGGAGCTGCAG aAACTGTGTAAGCAGCTCCATACCAGGATTGACCAAGTGGATGAAGAGCGCTATGACTGTGAGGCCAAAGTCTACAAGAACGGCAAAGAC ATCCACGAGTTGAAGCTGAAGGTGATGGACATGGGGGGTAAGTTTAAGAAGCCAGCTCTGAGGAAGGTCAGAGTATCAGCAGAAGAGATGATGAGAGCACTGCTGGGCACCAAACACAAAGAACACATGGACCTCCGATCCAACCTCAAGTCTGTCAAGAAAGAGGACATCAAACAGGAGAAG GAGGGCAACCTGGAAGTGGGAGACTGGAGGAAGAACGTGGAGGCCATGTCGGGCATGGAGGGCAGGAAGAAGATGTTCGATGCTGGTGGTGGCCAATAA